From the Mycobacterium noviomagense genome, the window CCGGCGGCGAGCCGTTGTTGGCCCGGCACCTCGAAGAGGTGGTGGCCGCCTCAGCCAGCCTGCGGCCCCGGCCCGAGATCGCGCTGACCACCAATGGTCTCGGGTTGGGCCGGCGGGCAAGGGCGCTCGCTGAGGCGGGCCTGGACCGCGTCAACGTGTCGCTGGATACGGTCGACCGCGCCCACTTCGCCGCGATCGCCCGCCGCGACCGGCTCCCGGACGTGCTGGCCGGCCTGGCCGCTGCCAAGGACGCCGGCCTGGAGCCCATCAAAGTGAACGCCGTCCTCGACCCGGTGACCGGTCGTGAGGACGTCGTGGATCTGTTGCGGTTCTGCCTCGAACACGGCTATCAGTTGCGGGTCATCGAGCAGATGCCGCTGGATGCCGGCCACCAATGGCGCCGTGGCGCCGCGCTCACTGCCGACGACGTGCTGGCCGCGCTGCGGCCGCATTTCCGCCTTCGGCCCGACCCGGCGCCACGCGGTTCGGCGCCCGCCGAGCTGTGGCTGGTCGAGGACGCCGATGGACGCGCCGGAAAGGTCGGCGTGATCGCCTCGGTGTCGCATGCGTTCTGCTCGGCGTGTGACCGCACGCGATTGACCGCGGACGGCCAGATCCGCAGTTGCCTGTTCGCCACGGAGGAGACCGACCTTCGGGGCCTGCTGCGCACTGGCGCTGACGATGACGCGATCG encodes:
- the moaA gene encoding GTP 3',8-cyclase MoaA, which gives rise to MTVTALGLPTLRRRADDPVMRADVPSAGPLLDSYGRIATDLRVSLTDRCNLRCTYCMPAEGLDWLPSEHLLRPDELARLLHIAVTRLGITSVRFTGGEPLLARHLEEVVAASASLRPRPEIALTTNGLGLGRRARALAEAGLDRVNVSLDTVDRAHFAAIARRDRLPDVLAGLAAAKDAGLEPIKVNAVLDPVTGREDVVDLLRFCLEHGYQLRVIEQMPLDAGHQWRRGAALTADDVLAALRPHFRLRPDPAPRGSAPAELWLVEDADGRAGKVGVIASVSHAFCSACDRTRLTADGQIRSCLFATEETDLRGLLRTGADDDAIEAAWRAAMWGKPAGHGINDPHFIQPDRPMSAIGG